A genomic window from Phycisphaerales bacterium AB-hyl4 includes:
- a CDS encoding Tfp pilus assembly protein FimT/FimU: MPMRRGYTLIEVLVVVVVLGIVAAIVVPQMLQAGTLGVQAAARMIIADILYAQNDAVAHQAERRVVFDVEGNRYMVTDASGETLSTPWRGSGDRFVVDFSRDKRFAGVRLTEVDFADETTLAFDEMGGEAGDNPSGGHIIIEFNEERFRIEVAPYTARVTISKL, from the coding sequence ATGCCCATGCGTCGCGGCTATACGTTGATCGAAGTGCTCGTGGTGGTGGTGGTGCTTGGCATCGTCGCGGCCATTGTCGTGCCGCAGATGCTCCAGGCGGGCACGCTGGGCGTGCAGGCGGCGGCGCGGATGATCATTGCCGACATTCTTTATGCGCAGAACGATGCGGTGGCTCACCAGGCCGAGCGTCGGGTTGTGTTTGATGTCGAGGGCAATCGGTACATGGTCACCGACGCGTCGGGCGAAACGCTGTCAACGCCTTGGCGGGGCAGCGGGGATCGGTTTGTCGTTGATTTTTCGCGCGACAAGCGTTTCGCCGGCGTGCGACTGACGGAAGTCGACTTCGCGGACGAAACGACCCTTGCGTTCGATGAGATGGGCGGCGAGGCGGGGGACAACCCCTCCGGCGGGCACATCATTATCGAGTTCAACGAAGAGCGCTTTCGTATTGAAGTCGCGCCGTACACGGCGCGCGTGACCATTTCGAAGTTGTAA
- a CDS encoding type II secretion system protein: MSAHRKMAAKGFTLVEILIVVVILGILAAIVIPQFTRASESAQAASVASQLQTIRSQVELYQVQHNEYPNFADNEWADMTSTSLSSGYGPYFQNPPRNPLAPSDDKTAIITSGEDGAWLWDTTTNRVKAIVKGGNNVTDALKQAGLLDDADEDVEFGDFIVAGD; this comes from the coding sequence ATGTCGGCACACCGCAAGATGGCAGCTAAGGGTTTTACACTTGTCGAAATTCTGATCGTCGTGGTCATCCTCGGCATCCTGGCCGCGATCGTGATCCCGCAATTCACGCGGGCCAGCGAATCGGCGCAGGCGGCCAGCGTGGCCAGCCAGCTCCAGACCATCCGCAGCCAGGTCGAGCTGTACCAGGTCCAGCACAACGAGTATCCGAACTTTGCGGACAACGAGTGGGCGGATATGACCAGCACCTCGCTCTCGAGCGGCTATGGTCCTTACTTCCAGAACCCGCCTCGTAACCCGCTCGCCCCCTCGGATGACAAGACGGCGATCATCACCAGCGGTGAAGACGGCGCCTGGTTGTGGGACACGACCACCAACCGCGTCAAGGCCATTGTGAAAGGTGGCAATAACGTGACCGACGCCCTGAAGCAGGCCGGTCTGCTTGATGACGCCGACGAGGATGTTGAGTTCGGCGACTTCATCGTCGCGGGCGATTGA
- a CDS encoding NADH-quinone oxidoreductase subunit A — protein sequence MDLLPTTLAVYDVNHYAALGVLVAMALFFGAFNIIATTVLGPGRAGAVKGMAYESGMNPIGSARRRFNVRFFIVAMTFLLFDVEIVFLYPWAVSFASLGGELGEPLSPLFLARMLFFVLTTIIAFLYAWRKGVFRYD from the coding sequence ATGGATCTGCTTCCGACCACTCTTGCTGTCTACGACGTCAACCACTACGCCGCCTTGGGCGTGCTGGTGGCGATGGCCCTGTTTTTCGGGGCGTTCAACATCATCGCCACCACCGTGCTCGGCCCCGGCCGGGCCGGCGCAGTCAAGGGCATGGCTTACGAATCGGGCATGAACCCGATCGGCTCGGCCCGCCGACGCTTCAATGTCCGCTTTTTCATCGTGGCGATGACGTTCCTGCTGTTCGACGTGGAGATCGTGTTCCTCTACCCCTGGGCCGTGTCATTCGCGAGCCTCGGCGGCGAGTTGGGCGAACCGCTCTCCCCGTTGTTTCTGGCACGTATGTTGTTTTTCGTGCTGACCACGATTATCGCCTTCCTTTATGCCTGGCGAAAAGGCGTGTTCCGCTACGATTGA